The proteins below are encoded in one region of Podarcis raffonei isolate rPodRaf1 chromosome 8, rPodRaf1.pri, whole genome shotgun sequence:
- the ANKRD11 gene encoding ankyrin repeat domain-containing protein 11 isoform X2, producing MPKGGCSKTPQLEDFSLSNDMVEKQTGKKDKDKVSLTKTPKLDRSDGGKEVKERATKRKLPFTVGTNGDQKDSDTEKQGPERKRIKKEPATRKPSLLFGMGLPGIRAGYPLSERQQVALLMQMTAEESANSPVDTTPKHPSQSTVCQKGTPNSASKTKDKVNKRNERGETRLHRAAIRGDARRIKELIIEGADVNVKDFAGWTALHEACNRGYYDVAKQLLAAGAEVNTKGLDDDTPLHDAASNGHYKVVKLLLHYGGNPHQLNRRGETPLKVANSPTMVNLLLGKATYPSSEESSTESSEEEDAPSFAPSSSIDGNNTDSEFEKGLKHKAKNQEPPKAVTPVKDEYEFDEDDEQDRVPPVDDKHLLKKDYRKETKANSFISIPKMEVKTYTKNSTITPKKASHRILSDTSDEEETSLPVGTGEKLRLTTHSILPSSKAREPSNAKQQKEKSKVKKKRKKEAKGKEVRFGKKNDKFCSSESESENLESEEDDRDSVQSATCVKDSRLVLKESSLFNSLSASSASSHGSLGSQKHNATLAEQHSKHWRTDNWKTVSSPAWSDVSSLSDSTRTRLTSESDYTSEDSSLESLKPVRKKQEPKKRAQHGAAVIVEKKNSFHASVDGAIPKRDKEGKVVKKHKTKHKHKNKERGQCPATQDIKIIKAFSFDYEDSKQKTDKALIVETECPVENKLKVLKHEREHFKKEDKFQKTKSEEKEWLFKDDAGKTSKEEKSLKKAKEASKDLSKTFREEKNSRLEKEKPIKEKSPKEEKPRIHKEERKKKSKDKQFKTDKKNELKEEKPVKPEKEKALKEEKERCKKDKGYREEPNFEEFSNKNQFLESEDTKFSLSDDQQDRWFSDLSSDSSFDFKGEDSWDSPVADYREIQNDTVTKLIIETVKEEIKDKKRDSKAKDKREYSEKRNEKDTFLKKKEREYVERNSEKKKDQVEKHKSISSYLPEKKRKDSAESFKERKEKEASEINRERRDLPDSSKDRKEVKIKQEESYRDEFKDYGCETFFKEKSEPEFSGKNVENWDRHHSGKEKKDVPEKDKKEKLKTEKYKEKFKVEDKERNEKALPEKTQKDKELDKGFKEKKDTKEKYKDPHNKDKERKGSLDQVKEKKEKNFSGDREDFHERRDEKKGRERTWYNILDIFTDESEDEKDDYSLSGFKLGEGLGSEMHRMDSMQDKDDSMVAERDLYVPDKHRKYSSDRQHSTEKQKDKESKEKKKDKGLPEGGKEKKEKSSFEKHKEKKDKDSAEKYKDRKERSSVDSAQERKAKQKFPEKVEKKHAGEEKVKNRHKEKLDKEYTKEKRSSKSGEAEKSLLEKLEEEALNEYRDDSNDKISEISSDSFTDRGQDPVLTNIFESSNLSLADANEEKFKESLPLPCLPDKLKEKERHRHSSSSSKKSHEKEKAKKEKAEKKDKTDEFKDSSNRKDSTQYEKDFAMDGEGISISYGTKTEAEEELDKNMEYLFTEKKEKNDAERELPKKAEKDKAYSSSTVSTTKEKKKRDRHKEKWKEEREKHRDKHTDGFFRHHKEEQKSAKDKDSSQVITVKDKSKEETPKFNDLKVKERLKENQEKDKSECLKMSNGNDKITLPKEGTKKDIRPREKLLGDGDLMMTSFERMLSQKDLEIEERHKRHKERMKQMEKMRHRSGDPKLKDKVKANEDMRKRSLDLTTKKPLAPDTQLKDKKLKDLGPLAPVVSPDNKNQPVVGVDSKDWIAGPQMKEILPASPRPDQNRPTGVPTPASVVSCPSYEEVMQTPRTPSCSNEDYTDLMFDCADSQHSLPISTMSMNACSPSFFDRYSNSSSGFPENPSQTPTRTIPSTNLHRSMSVDIRRAAEEEFNVGDKFFRQQSVPATSNYDSPVQHLMEEKVSLPSIPIEKFPCLSPEYYSPDYGVPSPKAEALHCAPGTVGNVVQSPESVFSGLQAKSSPSHRDELLAPSVESALPPDLGLPLDATEEQQATASIMPPESSFLPPIEDNEFGSSIPEQNSTEWETTSTRNLDPPVPQSLIGNPSDHAVSWTVGSELLIKSPQQGPDSPKPFCSPDIPHPTPVPFISADSLHPSSPVSYSLSVTESRLDTAKEDAEEAVPTEMVTAEQQASYADSPARLDTFFISGSKPVPEEASDTPLQPASMPAESKVEAVNALENSEESTIAPVNPEEQAAWPDPFPNSEDDLDLGPFSLPGLPLQSKDVPEEELAESAENTHAADQETTSADFVDVGVSLGATNKQDDLTLNQKSILPEEPDLQADEQKANEISLEVVSEASSAPEQKNIEEVEAPQNIQEVTPADLAQSETKEEETNCEELSSATLASDSGSQVSLSQAIRTESTDVQDVVVPGSNSQIPSSQTEVLQGSTQLESTEPPPKPVPETPKPPKIEEIPQRITRNRAQMLANQNKQNAAAATTATATATTTTTTTTTTTSEKEFPPASAPSTRAKGRVSEEEDAQAQHPRKRRFQRSNQQLQQQINTSTQQTREMIQQTLAAIVDAIKLEDIEPYHSDRSNPYFEYLQIRKKIEEKRKILCYITPQAPQCYAEYVTYTGSYLLDGKPLSKLHIPVIAPPPSLADPLKELFKQQEAVRGKLRLQHSIEREKLIVSCEQEILRVHCRAARTIANQAVPFSACTMLLDSEVYNMPLENQVWARLLMGDENKSVRDRFNARQFISWLQDVDDKYDRMKTCLLMRQQHEAAALNAVQRMEWQLKVQELDPAGHKSLCVNEVPSFYVPMVDVNDDFVLLPA from the exons AAAAGCAGGGTCCTGAAAGGAAGAGGATTAAAAAGGAGCCCGCAACTCGGAAGCCCAGCCTGCTGTTCGGAATGGGACTTCCAGGAATCCGTGCAGGTTATCCGCTCTCTGAGCGCCAGCAggttgcccttcttatgcagatgACAGCAGAAGAGTCTGCAAACAGTCCAG TAGATACAACACCAAAGCATCCCTCTCAATCCACAGTTTGTCAGAAGGGAACTCCTAATTCTGCCTCCAAAACCAAAGATAAAGTAAACAAGAGAAATGAACGTGGAGAGACTCGGCTGCACCGGGCAGCTATCCGAGGAGATGCCCGACGCATCAAGGAACTCATTATTGAGGGTGCAGATGTCAATGTAAAAGATTTTGCAG GTTGGACGGCTTTGCATGAGGCATGCAACAGGGGTTACTATGACGTTGCAAAACAGTTGCTTGCTGCAGGCGCCGAGGTCAACACCAAGGGCTTGGATGATGACACTCCGCTGCATGATGCAGCCAGCAATGGGCACTACAAG GTGGTGAAACTGTTGTTACATTATGGAGGAAATCCTCACCAGCTTAACAGGAGGGGAGAGACACCATTAAAAGTAGCAAATTCCCCCACAATGGTCAATCTGCTCCTGGGGAAAGCCACATATCCTTCCAGTGAAGAGAGCTCCACAG AGAGCTCAGAAGAGGAAGATGCTCCTTCGTTTGCACCATCCAGTTCCATTGATGGCAACAACACAGACTCTGAGTTTGAGAAGGGCCTGAAACACAAGGCCAAGAACCAGGAGCCTCCCAAAGCTGTCACACCCGTGAAGGATGAATATGAGTTTGATGAGGATGATGAGCAGGACAGGGTCCCACCAGTTGATGATAAACATCTTCTGAAAAAGGATTACAGGAAAGAGACTAAAGCAAATAGTTTTATTTCCATCCCCAAGATGGAAGTAAAAACTTATACTAAAAACAGCACAATCACACCAAAGAAAGCATCCCATCGTATCCTTTCAGACACATCTGATGAAGAGGAGACCAGCCTGCCTGTGGGGACTGGGGAAAAGCTGCGGCTGACAACCCATTCTATCCTCCCCAGCAGCAAGGCTCGAGAACCTTCTAATGCCAAACagcagaaagagaaaagcaaagtGAAGAAGAAGCGCAAGAAGGAAGCAAAGGGCAAAGAGGTTCGGTTTGGCAAAAAAAATGACAAGTTTTGTTCCTCTGAATCAGAGAGTGAAAACCTGGAGAGTGAGGAGGATGACAGAGACTCTGTACAAAGTGCTACCTGTGTAAAGGACTCCAGATTGGTGTTAAAGGAGTCATCCTTGTTTAATTCCCTTTCTGCTTCTTCTGCCTCTTCCCATGGGAGTTTGGGGTCTCAGAAGCATAATGCTACCCTTGCAGAACAACACTCCAAGCACTGGAGGACAGACAACTGGAAAACAGTCTCTTCTCCAGCCTGGTCAGATGTCAGTTCTTTATCGGATTCAACAAGGACGAGGCTGACCAGTGAGTCTGATTACACGTCTGAGGACTCAAGCCTGGAATCATTGAAGCCCGTGAGGAAGAAGCAGGAGCCCAAGAAGCGTGCCCAACATGGAGCTGCTGTGATTGTGGAGAAGAAAAATTCATTCCATGCCAGTGTTGATGGAGCTATTCCAAAGCGAGACAAGGAGGGGAAAGTTGTAAAAAagcataaaacaaaacacaaacacaaaaacaaagagaGAGGCCAGTGTCCTGCCACCCAAGACATTAAAATAAtcaaagccttttcttttgactATGAGGACTCTAAGCAGAAGACCGATAAGGCTTTGATTGTGGAGACTGAATGCCCTGTTGAGAACAAGCTCAAAGTGCTTAAGCATGAGAGGGAGCACTTCAAGAAGGAAGACAAATTTCAGAAAACTAAATCTGAGGAGAAGGAGTGGCTGTTTAAAGACGATGCTGGAAAAACCTCCAAAGAGGAGAAATCCTTGAAAAAAGCCAAGGAGGCAAGTAAAGATCTCAGTAAAACTTTCAGAGAAGAAAAGAACAGCAGATTGGAAAAAGAGAAGCCCATAAAGGAGAAATCTCCTAAAGAGGAAAAACCTCGAATACATAAGGAAGAGCGAAAGAAAAAATCTAAGGACAAGCAGTTCAAGACTGATAAGAAAAATGAACTGAAGGAGGAAAAACCAGTAAAACCAGAGAAGGAGAAGGCCCtgaaagaggagaaagagagatgtaAAAAAGACAAAGGTTACAGGGAGGAGCCCAACTTTGAAGAGTTTAGTAATAAAAACCAGTTTTTAGAAAGTGAGGACACAAAGTTCAGCCTCTCTGATGATCAGCAAGATCGGTGGTTTTCAGATTTGTCATCAGATTCTTCTTTTGATTTCAAAGGAGAGGATAGCTGGGATTCACCAGTGGCAGACTACAGGGAAATTCAAAATGACACTGTGACAAAACTCATCATAGAAACGGTGAAGGAGGAGATAAAAGACAAGAAGCGGGATAGTAAAGCAAAAGATAAGAGGGAGTACAGCGAGAAACGTAATGAAAAAGAcacttttctaaaaaagaaagagagggaataTGTTGAGCGGAACTCTGAGAAGAAAAAGGACCAAGTTGAAAAGCATAAAAGTATTTCTAGTTATctgcctgaaaagaaaagaaaggattctgctgaaagctttaaagagagaaaagaaaaggaggctAGTGAAATTAACAGAGAGAGAAGAGATTTGCCCGATAGCTCTAAAGATAGAAAAGAagttaaaataaaacaagaagaatCCTACAGAGATGAATTTAAAGACTATGGCTGTGAAACATTCTTCAAAGAAAAATCCGAACCCGAATTTAGtgggaaaaatgtggagaactgggatAGGCATCattcaggaaaagagaagaaagatGTGCCAGAGAAGGACaagaaagagaaattaaaaacagaaaagtACAAGGAGAAATTCAAAGTAGAGGACAAAGAGAGAAATGAGAAAGCTTTGCCGGAAAAAACCCAGAAGGACAAAGAATTAGATAAAGgttttaaagagaagaaagatACAAAGGAGAAATATAAAGATCCCCACAATAAAGATAAAGAGAGAAAGGGTTCACTAGACCAAgtaaaagagaagaaagagaagaacttTTCTGGAGATAGAGAGGATTTCCACGAGAGGAGGGATGAGAAAAAAGGCCGGGAGAGGACATGGTATAACATCTTAGATATCTTCACAGATGAAAGTGAAGATGAGAAGGATGATTACAGCCTAAGTGGGTTCAAACTTGGAGAGGGCCTTGGGAGCGAAATGCATCGTATGGATAGCATGCAAGACAAAGACGATAGCATGGTAGCTGAGAGAGACCTTTATGTCCCTGACAAGCACAGGAAATACTCCTCTGATCGGCAGCATTCCACTGAGAAACAGAAAGACAAAGAgtcaaaagagaagaagaaggacAAAGGGTTACCAGAGggtggaaaggagaaaaaagagaaaagctccTTTGAAAAACACAAAGAGAAGAAGGACAAAGACTCAGCAGAGAAGTATAAAGACAGGAAGGAGAGAAGCTCAGTGGACTCAGCCCAAGAAAGGAAGGCAAAGCAGAAATTCCCTGAAAAGGTGGAAAAGAAACATGCTGGGGAAGAGAAGGTTAAAAACAGGCACAAGGAAAAGCTAGATAAAGAGTATACTAAGGAGAAACGGTCTTCGAAAAGCGGAGAAGCAGAAAAGAGCTTGCTGGAGAAACTGGAGGAAGAAGCCCTCAATGAATACAGAGATGACTCCAATGATAAAATCAGTGAGATTTCTTCTGATAGCTTCACAGACAGAGGGCAAGACCCCGTACTCACCAATATCTTTGAGTCTTCCAACCTTTCACTTGCAGATGCCAACGAAGAGAAATTTAAGGAGTCTCTGCCTTTGCCTTGCCTTCCAGATAAACTCAAGGAGAAAGAGAGGCACAGGCATTCTTCATCCTCGTCAAAAAAAAGCcatgaaaaggaaaaagcaaagaaagagaaagctgaaaagaaagataaaacagATGAGTTTAAAGACTCCAGCAACAGGAAAGATTCTACTCAGTATGAGAAGGACTTTGCCATGGATGGAGAAGGCATTAGTATTTCTTATGGAACAAAAACAGAGGCTGAAGAGGAACTGGACAAAAACATGGAGTATTTGTTtactgaaaaaaaggaaaagaatgatGCTGAAAGAGAACTTCCAAAGAAGGCAGAGAAAGACAAAGCGTACAGCTCCAGCACAGTCAGCACaaccaaagagaagaagaagagggacagGCATAAAGAAAagtggaaagaggagagagagaagcacaGAGACAAACACACTGATGGTTTCTTTAGGCACCACAAGGAGGAGCAGAAGTCTGCCAAAGACAAGGATAGCTCTCAAGTGATCACTGTTAAAGACAAATCAAAAGAGGAAACACCCAAATTTAATGACCTCAAAGTAAAGGAACGACTCAAGGAAAATCAAGAAAAGGACAAATCAGAGTGTCTTAAAATGAGCAACGGGAATGATAAAATAACCTTACCCAAAGAAGGCACCAAGAAGGACATCAGACCCAGGGAAAAGCTTTTGGGAGATGGTGACCTAATGATGACCAGCTTTGAGAGGATGTTGAGCCAAAAAGATCTTGAGATTGAAGAGCGCCACAAGAGACACAAAGAGAGAATGAAACAAATGGAGAAGATGAGGCATAGATCTGGAGACCccaaattaaaagacaaagtcaagGCCAATGAGGATATGCGCAAAAGGAGTCTGGATTTGACTACAAAGAAACCACTAGCGCCTGACACTCAGTTAAAGGACAAGAAACTCAAAGATCTAGGCCCACTGGCTCCAGTAGTATCCCCAGATAACAAGAACCAACCTGTTGTTGGGGTGGATTCCAAGGATTGGATAGCCGGCCCCCAAATGAAGGAAATCCTACCTGCGTCTCCAAGGCCAGATCAGAACCGGCCAACAGGGGTTCCAACACCAGCATCTGTTGTTTCTTGCCCAAGCTATGAAGAGGTGATGCAGACACCAAGGACTCCATCTTGCAGCAATGAAGATTACACAGATCTGATGTTTGACTGTGCTGACTCTCAGCATTCATTGCCCATATCCACCATGTCCATGAACGCTTGTTCTCCATCTTTCTTTGACAGATATTCCAACTCTTCAAGTGGATTCCCGGAGAACCCAAGTCAGACCCCAACAAGGACTATCCCCTCCACAAATCTTCACCGTTCAATGTCTGTAGATATCAGAAGAGCAGCAGAGGAAGAGTTCAATGTTGGGGACAAATTTTTCAGGCAGCAAAGTGTCCCAGCCACTTCTAATTATGATTCTCCAGTTCAGCACTTGATGGAGGAGAAAGTATCTCTCCCCTCCATTCCCATAGAAAAGTTCCCATGTTTGTCCCCAGAATATTATTCACCAGACTATGGAGTCCCATCCCCTAAAGCAGAGGCATTGCATTGTGCACCAGGAACTGTGGGCAATGTTGTTCAGTCCCCTGAAAGTGTATTTTCTGGATTGCAAGCCAAATCTTCCCCTTCTCATAGAGATGAACTGCTTGCCCCTTCTGTTGAAAGTGCTCTCCCTCCAGATCTTGGCCTGCCTTTGGATGCCACAGAAGAGCAACAAGCAACTGCTTCCATTATGCCCCCAGAGTCCAGCTTTTTACCACCAATTGAAGACAATGAGTTTGGCTCTAGCATTCCGGAACAGAATAGTACTGAGTGGGAGACCACTTCAACAAGAAATCTGGATCCTCCTGTGCCTCAGAGTTTGATTGGCAATCCTTCTGATCATGCTGTCAGCTGGACAGTGGGATCAGAGCTGCTCATTAAATCTCCCCAACAGGGTCCTGATTCCCCAAAGCCTTTCTGTTCTCCAGACATCCCACATCCCACACCTGTGCCCTTCATTTCTGCAGATTCCCTACATCCCAGTTCCCCCGTTTCATACTCTCTCTCGGTGACTGAATCAAGGCTTGATACAGCAAAGGAAGATGCTGAAGAAGCAGTTCCAACAGAAATGGTGACTGCAGAACAGCAGGCTTCATATGCAGATTCCCCTGCTAGATTAGACACTTTCTTTATTAGTGGTAGTAAGCCTGTTCCAGAGGAAGCATCTGACACACCTTTGCAGCCAGCTAGCATGCCAGCAGAATCGAAAGTGGAGGCTGTTAATGCTCTGGAAAACTCGGAAGAGAGCACCATTGCCCCTGTAAATCCTGAGGAACAAGCTGCATGGCCTGATCCATTTCCAAATTCAGAGGATGACTTAGACCTGGGTCCTTTCTCTTTACCAGGATTGCCACTTCAATCAAAAGATGTTCCAGAGGAAGAATTGGCAGAGTCAGCTGAAAACACTCATGCGGCAGATCAGGAAACCACCAGTGCAGACTTTGTGGATGTTGGGGTGTCTTTGGGGGCTACAAACAAGCAGGATGATCTAACTCTTAACCAAAAGAGCATCCTTCCTGAGGAGCCAGATCTACAAGCTGATGAGCAAAAGGCCAATGAGATTTCACTAGAAGTTGTGTCAGAAGCATCAAGTGCCCCAGAACAGAAAAATATAGAAGAAGTGGAGGCTCCCCAGAATATTCAGGAGGTGACACCAGCAGATCTTGCTCAGTCAgagaccaaggaggaggaaaCCAATTGTGAAGAACTCTCCTCAGCTACTCTTGCATCAGACAGTGGTTCTCAAGTTAGTTTGAGCCAAGCAATCAGAACTGAGAGCACTGATGTTCAAGACGTAGTGGTACCCGGAAGCAACAGCCAGATCCCTTCCTCTCAGACAGAGGTGCTGCAAGGGAGTACCCAGTTAGAATCTACAGAGCCACCACCCAAACCAGTCCCTGAAACCCCAAAGCCCCCCAAAATCGAAGAAATCCCACAACGGATCACCAGAAACCGAGCCCAGATGCTTGCCAATCAAAACAAacagaatgctgctgctgctactactgctactgctactgctactactactactacaacaactactactactacttctgaAAAAGAGTTCCCCCCTGCTTCTGCCCCTTCAACACGAGCAAAAGGGCGTGTCTCAGAGGAGGAAGATGCCCAGGCACAACATCCGCGGAAGCGCAGGTTCCAGCGCTCCaatcagcagctgcagcagcaaatcAACACCTCCACCCAGCAAACACGGGAAATGATCCAGCAGACACTGGCTGCAATTGTTGATGCCATCAAGTTGGAAGACATTGAACCTTACCACAGCGACAGGTCCAATCCCTATTTTGAGTACCTACAGATCAGGAAGAAAATTGAGGAGAAGCGGAAAATTCTCTGCTACATCACTCCCCAGGCACCCCAGTGTTACGCTGAGTATGTCACCTACACAGGCTCATACCTGCTGGATGGCAAACCTTTGAGCAAGCTGCACATTCCAGTG ATTGCACCCCCTCCATCGTTGGCGGATCCCCTCAAGGAGCTATTCAAGCAGCAGGAAGCAGTCCGTGGCAAACTGCGCCTCCAGCATAGCATTGAGCGG GAGAAGCTGATTGTGTCATGTGAACAGGAGATATTGAGGGTTCATTGCCGAGCAGCAAGGACAATAGCCAATCAAGCAGTGCCCTTCAGCGCATGCACCATGCTTCTGGATTCGGAGGTGTACAACATGCCTCTGGAAAATCAGGTCTGGGCCCGTCTTCTGATG GGAGATGAAAACAAATCCGTCAGAGATCGTTTCAATGCTCGTCAGTTCATTTCGTGGTTACAGGATGTGGATGACAAGTATGACCGGATGAAG ACGTGCCTGTTGATGCGACAGCAACATGAAGCAGCGGCCTTAAATGCAGTGCAGCGAATGGAGTGGCAGCTGAAAGTGCAGGAGCTGGACCCTGCTGGGCACAAATCACTCTGTGTGAACGAGGTGCCCTCGTTCTACGTGCCAATGGTGGACGTGAACGATGACTTTGTGCTCTTGCCGGCATGA